The following are encoded together in the Salvia hispanica cultivar TCC Black 2014 chromosome 6, UniMelb_Shisp_WGS_1.0, whole genome shotgun sequence genome:
- the LOC125195525 gene encoding receptor-like protein EIX2, which produces MVPNCWQKMPSLLYLNLANNNFSGETPRSLGSLHSLYVLQLHGNNLFGEMPYNLRLCRDLRLIDFGDSLDLSHNRLSVNIPASLAEIHTLGVLDMSNNKLSGKIPTGTQLQNFNASSYAGNDGLCGNPLPMCVEDSMRPSTTNPVDNMNEKDSNNFSFMQEVGISMGFGFIFGFWGVIGSFVLKKSWRIAFFNLFDAAGDWFYVRIAVFVSKWRRS; this is translated from the exons ATGGTTCCCAACTGCTGGCAGAAAATGCCCAGCTTGTTGTACCTCAATCTGGCTAACAACAATTTTTCGGGTGAAACTCCTCGCTCTCTTGGCTCTTTGCATAGCCTCTATGTACTACAATTGCAtggtaataatttatttggcGAGATGCCATACAATTTGAGACTTTGCCGCGACTTGAGATTGATTGATTTTGGAG ATTCTCTTGATCTATCTCATAACCGACTCTCGGTCAATATTCCTGCAAGTTTGGCGGAAATACACACTCTTGGCGTTCTTGATATGTCGAACAACAAATTGTCTGGAAAAATTCCGACGGGTACTCAACTTCAGAACTTCAATGCATCATCTTATGCCGGGAATGATGGACTCTGTGGCAACCCTCTACCGATGTGCGTTGAAGATAGCATGAGGCCATCCACCACTAATCCGGTGGATAACATGAATGAGAAAGATAGCAACAACTTCTCATTTATGCAAGAAGTTGGCATATCAATGGGCTTTGGTTTTATCTTTGGATTTTGGGGAGTTATTGGCTCATTCGTATTGAAGAAATCATGGAGAATAGCATTCTTCAACTTATTCGATGCTGCTGGAGATTGGTTTTACGTCAGGATTGCTGTGTTTGTATCCAAATGGAGGCGAAGCTGA